In Candidatus Kryptoniota bacterium, the sequence TCGGCTTGATTTCCTTCGTGATCGGCGCGTCGGGAGTTCTTCCCATGAGGAACATCAGAAGCGTATGAGCGCCCGCGACGGCAGACTTGCTCAGGAGAACGCTGCTCGGCTTCTCCTCGCTGTGAGTGTACGGAATGTTGAGTCCCATTCCGCCTGTTCCGCTGGTGCCGATCTTGACGTACACCTTCGTGCTCGCCTCATGCATCGAGCGGTACAATATCTGGATGTGCCTGATTAATTGAGGGGTGTATTCAGTGCACAGCAGCCTTTCCACTGAATCATAAAGACTGTTTTCGGTTCCGCTTTTCGCTTTGTCAAGCTCCTTCAGCACCGCCCGGCTCGTCTGAAACAGGTCCTGGTATGCGATCGCCGTTGCTGAGTTGATGCAATCGACTACAACTTCCGGCCTGTAATCAGTGAGAAGATTGTAAAGTGTACTTGCCTTGAGGACTTCCTCGGACAATTCGCCGAGCATATCGGCGATCAGGACTCTTCTTCGTGCAGAATCGCCAAGTACCTCATCGCGCGGGATGTCTTTAAGTTCCTCCCGCATGAAAATGTTTCCATGAAATGGCACAAAAAAATCCGGGTCAAGATCCGGAAATTCTTTTCTCAATAGAGTTACTGCTTCAGTGGCTTCGCTCTTGAGAAGCGAGGTAACTATAATCTTGTCCGGTTTTTCCGGGACAAGTTTGCGGCAGATTGCCGAGCCCACTAAGCCCCAGCCGCCGAGAACAAGGACGGTTTTTCCTTTGATCTCCATTCGGGGTTCCTTTCATTTTGCCACACAAAATAACTGTCAGGTGCACTTCGCGCAAGATTCCGCCGCATGACCGTTGGGTTGCCCGCATGGATTTCAAGCCGAAGGGCCGTCGATTGCATTTGTTTCGCTCGTCCGTTAAAATAGCCGAGTTGCAAAATCTAAAAAGGAGGTAGTCAGTGGCTTGCACAAGAAGACTAATGGCACTTATTGCCGTTATGTGTTTGAGTACCTCGGCGGCTTTCGCCAGCGGTTATCAGCTTAACGAACACGGTGCCAGGGCTGTTTCAATGGGAGGCGCTTTCGTAGCGCGGGCTTGGGACCCGTCCGCGATCTATTTCAACCCAGCGGGACTGAGTTACGTCAAAGGATTCAATATCATGGTCGGGGGGACCCTCATCCTTCCAAGCACGACATTTACCGGGCCTTATCCGAACAATACCGAATCGAAGATGAATCCGCTTTCGTTCTTTCCGCCTAACGCCTACATAACCTACAATTTCGGTAACGGGCTGGCGGCGGGAATCGGCGCTTACACGCCTGAAGGTCTAGGCACCGATTGGCCGACGAACTGGGTCGGCAGGTTCATCATTACGAAAATCAACCTCCAGTCGTTCAACATCAACCCGACTGTTTCATATTCGTACCAGGATGTCGTTTCAGTCGGAATCGGTTTCGATTACGCGCTCGGTAACGTCACACTTGAACGAGTTGCGAATACTCCATTCAGCGATTCAACCGGTACACCGATTACGCCGTTCGTCCACATGGACGGAAGCGCGAAAGGAACCGGCTTCAATTTCGGACTTATGGTGAAACCGATCGATAATATCTCCATAGGGTTTTCTTACCGAAGTAAGATCGATTACAAAGTCGATAATGGTACGGCGACTTTTTCAAACGCAGGGATTCTTGCCAGCCAGCTTCCCGGCGGAGCAGTATCGACATCGGTGCCATTTCCGGAAACCTGGTATCTTGGCATAGCCTATAAGGGGGAGAACTATTCTATCGAAGCCGACTACCAGTACGTCGCATGGAGCGCTTATCAGCAGCTGACGCTCGCCTTCAAGACTGTTACTACTCTCCAGCAAAACCTGTCGATAACCGGCGACTACGGCAATACTTACATCATGCGCGTCGGCGGAGAGTATTTGCTGAACGATATGTGGTCGCTGCGGGGCGGAGTATTCTACGATAAGAATCCCATCCCGGATGCGTACGATCTCCCTTTGCTCCCCGATGCGGACCGACTCGGTCTCAATCTGGGTGTCGGAGTTAACGTCACGAAAAATATTTCCGTTGACGCTTCATATATGTTCCTTCCATTTAAGCAGAGGACGATCACTACCTCCGCGTTCGGCTTCAACGGGACGTACAACACGACTGCAAGTTTGATCGGCGTCGACGTGACGTACCAGTTTTAGTTTGCTCTAACAAAAAATCACGAGGAGCAACAATGAAAAGTTTTGAATTGAGTTTTAAATCGATATTGATGTTGACTGTGGCTGCCTTTGTGTTTGGGTCATGCGGCGACTTCAAGAAGTCAAGCGTTGTGACCCCGCCTTCTCTTGGCAGCGTAGATTTCACCCGATTCGTTTCGCTTGGCAACTCGTTAACAGCGGGATACCAGAGCGGTGCGCTGTATGAATCCGCGCAGAAATACAGCTTTCCGGCGCAAATCGCCCGCCAGGCAGGAGTAGCGGATTCGGCGTTTCAGCAGCCGCTCATAAGCGAACCCGGAATCGGTGGACGCATGAAAATTCTTAACCTTAACGGACCTGTCATCGGCACCGATCCGCCAGACGCAGGAACACCTCTCAACACGCTCCTGTCAAGACCCTACAACAATCTCGGAGTCCCGGGAGCAGTCCTCTTCGACCTTACCGACACAGCGAGTTTCGCCGGCAAAGCAATGCCGCCCAGGAGCAACCCGTTCTTCCAAATTGTTCTAAGGAGCTCGGGCTTCGGAAGCAGCCCCGTAGCGCAAGCGTCGGCTCTCCATCCGACTTTCATGACCGTTTGGATCGGTGCCAACGATGTTCTTGGCTACGCGACTTCCGGAGGTACTGTCGGGACGATGGGACCAGGCTCAGGACCGACCGACGTGCCGACATTTTCGTATTTGTACAATCAGACAATGAGCGCGGTCCTTTCGGGTGCTTCAGGCGCGAAGATTGCCGTTGCGAATATTCCGGACGTAACAGGAATCCCCTTCTTCACCACGATCCCCGACAGTTTCCCGAATCCGCAGACCGGAAAAGCTATCGGGCCGTTCATTGTCGAACGGCATCATGCCGACGGCACTCTGCACGCAGAACCGATCAACGCACGTACGGATTACATACTGCTGACCGCCATCGATTCGTTGAACGCCAAGGTGGGAGTGCCAGCTCCTTATGGCACAGGGCGACCGCTTCCCGATGAGTACGTACTCGATTCGTCGGAGGTTGCCACCGTCGAGACTGCGATCGATGGTTATAATGCGGCAATAGCCAACTTCGCATCCAACAATTCCGCCAAAGTAGTTCTGGTGGACGCTCACACAGCGCTTCAGAATTTTGCAAAGTATGGCTTCGTCGGACAGGGAGTAGTGTTGAACGCAAGTTATATAAGCGGAGGCTTCTTCGGACTCGACGGTGTCCACCCGACATCGCAAGGTTATGCGTACGTTGCAAACATCTTCATCGGCGCAATCAATCAGCATTTTGGCTCGAACATTTCTCTTGTGCCGATTTCCAGCGTGCCGAGTTCAATCGTGCTCGGTAAGAGAACTGCGCAAGAGATCATGTGGCCGGAGATTCATTACTCCGACCTGAGACAAATGCTCGGGCTGATCCAGCAGAACGGCAGCCGTTAGAACTTAAATCCTCGACATATTTCAAGCCCCGCTTTTTTTGCGGGGCTTATTTTATGTAAATTGTGTCTTACTGTGATATGTCGATACTAGTTTGTCCAAATTGTCATTCTACTAATCTACGGCGAAGCCACAGTCGCAACGCAGGTGAAAGATTCCTGAAACTGTTTCGACGGAGACCTTACAGGTGCAAGGATTGCGGCTGGAGAGGCGAGCTTGTTTCCTCCGCACTGGTATCGTCGAAAGTCAATAAGAAGAGTAGTTATTTGTTTGCGGCGCTCTTCTTTATTGTAATTGTCGTTCTGTTGATTGTGTTCAACGCCCGCCCCGATGTCATCGAATCAATCGTGAAAAACTTATTCGGTCAGACGAAATGAATCAGGAAGCGAATCTCGAGTCCGCCCGGGAGATGGGCCTGACTCCGGAGGAGTTCGAAAACATAAAAAAAATACTGGGCAGAAATCCGACCTTCACCGAGATTGGAATCTATTCGGTAATGTGGTCGGAACACGCCAGCTACAAAAACTCCATTCTGCAGATCAAGAAACTGCCTCGTTCCGGCAAGAATTTGCTTGTGAGCGCCGGTGAAGAAAATGCAGGGCTGGTAGACATAGGCGACGGTCTCGCTGTCGCGTTTAAAATCGAAAGCCACAACCATCCGAGCGCGGTGGAACCGTATCAGGGTGCAGCCACAGGAGTCGGCGGCATACTGCGTGACATTTTTACAATGGGGGCGCGGCCGGTCGCTGTACTCGACTCTCTTCGGTTCGGAAATCCGGACAATCCACGGGTCAAATACCTTTTCGAGAATGTGGTGAAGGGAATCGCCGACTATGGCAACGCATTTGGAGTTCCTACGGTCGCCGGCGAAGTTTATTTTGACGAGTGTTATGACGAGAACCCGCTCGTTAATCCTATGGCAGTCGGTATCGTCAGGCATGACAGGATAGCTAAGGCGTCGGCAAAGGGCGTCGGAAATCTCGTGATGATTGTCGGATCGTCGACGGGCAGGGACGGGATCCATGGAGCGACATTTGCCTCGGAAGATATCTCCGAAGCGTCTGAAGCCAAGCGGCCGTCAGTACAGGTCGGAGATCCCTTCACGGAAAAACTCCTGCTCGAAGCGACCCTTGAGGCAATCGACGCAGGTCTCGTGGTGGGTATACAGGATATGGGAGCGGCGGGAATTGCCTGCTCGACATCTGAAATGAGCGCGAGGGCAGGAACGGGCATGGATGTCAATCTCGATCTCGTTCCGCTGAGGGAATCCGACATGTCGGCCTATGAAATCATGCTGTCGGAATCTCAAGAGCGAATGCTGGTTGTCGTGAAACCGAGCGATGAAAACGC encodes:
- a CDS encoding outer membrane protein transport protein, whose product is MACTRRLMALIAVMCLSTSAAFASGYQLNEHGARAVSMGGAFVARAWDPSAIYFNPAGLSYVKGFNIMVGGTLILPSTTFTGPYPNNTESKMNPLSFFPPNAYITYNFGNGLAAGIGAYTPEGLGTDWPTNWVGRFIITKINLQSFNINPTVSYSYQDVVSVGIGFDYALGNVTLERVANTPFSDSTGTPITPFVHMDGSAKGTGFNFGLMVKPIDNISIGFSYRSKIDYKVDNGTATFSNAGILASQLPGGAVSTSVPFPETWYLGIAYKGENYSIEADYQYVAWSAYQQLTLAFKTVTTLQQNLSITGDYGNTYIMRVGGEYLLNDMWSLRGGVFYDKNPIPDAYDLPLLPDADRLGLNLGVGVNVTKNISVDASYMFLPFKQRTITTSAFGFNGTYNTTASLIGVDVTYQF
- a CDS encoding SGNH/GDSL hydrolase family protein, translated to MKSFELSFKSILMLTVAAFVFGSCGDFKKSSVVTPPSLGSVDFTRFVSLGNSLTAGYQSGALYESAQKYSFPAQIARQAGVADSAFQQPLISEPGIGGRMKILNLNGPVIGTDPPDAGTPLNTLLSRPYNNLGVPGAVLFDLTDTASFAGKAMPPRSNPFFQIVLRSSGFGSSPVAQASALHPTFMTVWIGANDVLGYATSGGTVGTMGPGSGPTDVPTFSYLYNQTMSAVLSGASGAKIAVANIPDVTGIPFFTTIPDSFPNPQTGKAIGPFIVERHHADGTLHAEPINARTDYILLTAIDSLNAKVGVPAPYGTGRPLPDEYVLDSSEVATVETAIDGYNAAIANFASNNSAKVVLVDAHTALQNFAKYGFVGQGVVLNASYISGGFFGLDGVHPTSQGYAYVANIFIGAINQHFGSNISLVPISSVPSSIVLGKRTAQEIMWPEIHYSDLRQMLGLIQQNGSR